The genomic interval CTTGATAATTATCatggtaattattatttgggTTCGATCAGTAGTATTTAGTCATTTACACTCGTATAAATGCTATTAGTAGTGattctatttttaattttgtagAACTATATATTTTGTATGATGTActgtgtaacgaccccaaaatttcgagcttaaaaactcaaaattctaaagtcgttaaacaccaaataatctcaaataaatctaaatcattaaagtgtaacagcggatcaattctgagttctcaatacaactcagtcaaccaattattacaacccaaatttataatccatacataaaatggaaatgtaataatcctcacaaatcactcacaattttcacaaatgaaattacacaacttcACACACACAAACCCACGCTAAAActtcaccacaagtaggatacgaacgacttcgagcctctgtagtcgtcactcaacccccactaatcagcacatgcagaattatcccctacaccatcgaattggtgcaccgggattgtaaacacaaacccggtaagcttatagctcgtatgagtaaaatcacaatacagttcgcatatcaatatatacgaaagatcacaaaacaacaaatataaatgccctcatgagtcaatagtcagcccatctggttgacccaaagaaatatgaaataaaacgctcatgaggaaattaagtaacccttctggttacccaatgcatttataatacgggtaccaagaacgctggtacacatctgttacccctctcgtaatacaccgttgatattggatagccacccgctacccaacatccaaaataaactgagtacccatgagcagataaccacccgttacctcacatgcagtactaaggcagacagactagagctctaactgtatcgtaactttcgcccggccaaaggctaggttccgacttgccaaacacgtacaataatctcacatcatattgtaccaaatcacgtccgaagacaaatcaacattttaacaatctcaatgttaaaatcacgtacaataatcactcatcatattgtacgttttaaaactttcacgatatcaccacaataaaaatcataacagtatattatatagcaaactatatatattcgtatttatttaccatttatacaatatatacatagtccactatatcctatacatgtcatatttcataaacacctgaagaattacgtacaatattctcacatcatattgtaccatttaaatcacatactcatgcacaattttccgtcacTGAAATGACTATTgtcaatgaattaataacagtacgtaatttaatgaactatatatatatatgtacttattaccattatactgtatatatgtagtccactaaattatatacacgttgtaattcatttgataaacacacttgcaaaaatgttgaatcaccacgagggtagattcgtaattcagtgagattttactcaccttattgacttgagcgtaattccacaattcccgaagataattccttttctcgatttaacgatcaccttgaaaagataagaaaagaatttagaatcgtttcgtaaacctttaaatgccgaaacagtaataatcggttactgttcagcaattttcggttttacgaaattactgttccgtattactgttcactgttactattcacggtttactgtacaaatatacgatttgtacgtatttctgtacatataaatattatataagtatttctgtacgtataaatattatatacgtatttatgtatttctgtatttatataaatattagtatgtatttctgtacgtataaatattatatacatatttctgtacgtataaatattaatacgtatttctgtacgtatacgtacgatttaaatgtaaatacaatctcagtaactaaaatttactaaattacccttttacaaattacttttttacatttactgaaaataatttataatttcatttaccgaaggtaaaatttaattacatttaccgaagtaaataaaatttacatttacatttcagtaaattaccaaaatacccctatcggaaaacactgtcgcaccaccgcacgtggcggcgcgtggggtacacgcgccacccgccggcaggccgcgcgtggggcacacgcgccgagcccagggACGGCGCGtaacacgccaccgccgccccatttctctccctttttctcccctcttctccgccacggcctcacgccgcccctagacccTCCTACttcctcacacgcgccgcctaaggcggcggtaccccTCCATCCTCTccaacctccgatctccaccaaaacatcacaacaacacaccaaaattcaacaacaacatctcATCAACAAACCTAGGCTATCCTCACCTCGATCGGAGCTCGAAAACCACCGGAGTTCGGCTTGACACGGTGGTGGAGAACGCAGAAACTTGGAGCGATCCGTGGAGCTCCGGCGCGACTCGAGAGGGTGCGTCCTCCTTGGGGTTGCTTGCAGGGGTAGGCGCGGTGCCTCCTAGGCCGGTGGTGAGGGCCACGTTGCTCGGAAGGCGGCGGATCGGTGAGCGTTTCAGAGGGAAGGGAGAGtcgggagagagagaaccgagagggagagagagatgatgGAGGCGGAGGGAAAGGAAAGAAGAatgggtttccaattatgggaaccctagcaagaaaaattcatttttatactagtttccaaatcggaaactaacttccgacgtgaataacttttacgtacgatatccatttcgaacgcgtcacttatccacgaactcgtatcgacgagctctacaactttcgtgaagaaagtttttgaAACCGAGCGACgtaataaaagtcgataaatacgttcggaaacgtaacgtttttcgaattaaacatTCTAATAACGTTTTCGTTATCGACTTCCGACGTCACAACACGGAACGAAcacaatttaatatttttgagaACTTAAAAACTTAGAAGTAGTCTATTAACTTGTCCCGAAAAATCGAGTTATTACATACTGCTCTTTCTTTCTGGATGTTATTCAGGTTAAAATGCATCTCTTCGTCAGTCTCTGTGATCCATATATTAATGGATGGGTCAAAGGAACTCTTGCACCTGTTTTATATAAGTGCAGTCTAATGTTGAAATATTGAATTTATGTCAGCATCCTGCAAAACTGTTTGTTTCGTGTAGATGGTttgaatataaaaattaagatGCGTCTTGCAAACCAACTTAATTAGTTCCTTTTTGAACTTCTATCGTGATATCTACATGTTAAATTGTACGTCATGCTATTTCTTGTATTCAATGATTATTTCCATTaagattcttttctttttttgaaggAGAAAAGACTCTTTTCTTAATGTAATTGAAAGTGTCTCTGTATCATTTGAGGAACTATTTAAaactaaatttaatttttagaaaaataacTATTGCGAGGAAAATGTCTGTTACAACCATTTGGGCTGTTAGGGAAAATGCCTTCTATTAGAAGGCTGATAGAGAAGATAATGAGTAGAGATTCTAATCCTAATACCGATATACTCTTAATTACTATTATTTGTGTCGTCAATTCCAGTGCTGAAGGACTTGTTGACAGTTCTCGAGACAACATACAATTTTCAGGTATAAGCGTATACATTCGGATTTTCAGCATGATTTTCGTAACTTCTAtatagtattttttttattttaagaattacatcctttttttcttcttttggtagTAGGCGCATTTTCTATGAGTAACTTTTGAGGGTACCGTCTTTTTCCAGATGGATGATAACCTGGAAAAGACTCAGCGATGGTTGATTTGGCATGTCGCTGAGTCTGTTTAATTAATGATTTAGGTCTTGTTCCAAATTAGACTTGAAAGAGATATGGAAGAGATTGTGTAGGTGCAGTCGAAATTTTAATCTAATTTGGATGTTCTCATGTCGGAAAGGATTTATTCTGGGGTTTAGTTGTCCAGGGTCAGTTGACCAAAGAAGCAATCGTTGGATGACATTTTACACTTTGtgtaatttgatatttttccCCATCATAATGTTTGCCAACTTAGGTTGTAGCCAGATTGAAGTACGTACTAGCCAAGCCAGTCTTTTATTTATGATAATGTTTGGACTTTTATTTACTATATTTTGCTGTTTTCAGCTAGTGAAAGTACACACACAATCATCTGCCGATTAGCTATGAACATCAATTCATTTGTGGTGTCTGCTTTATAATACAGTAACTGAGGAACTTGCCTTATATTTTCTTCACTTTGCTCATGTCCGGCTGGATTTAATTATCGTGATGACTGCCCAGTCAGTACGTGTGGATAAGTTATTAgttcatgtttataagtttACCTAGTTGTGATCAATATTTTGGCACTGGGATATATAGGTACGTTATAGAATACTTGTCAAAATTTGTGTTATCGCCTAAGTGAAAATTTGGTATTTTCTGTAATTGTAGAAGTTGATGAGACCCTTTGCTACTCTTTTCACTTTCGTTTCACTTTTCCTATGTCCAGCTGGACTTCATAATCGTAATAACTGATAAGTCTGATGTCCTTAATCTGCTTATAAGTTCATATATGAAGCTTTGAGTCGTGACCCTATGGCACTGCGATTAATTGATAGGCTATGAAATACTTGTGTAATGGAATGGATTTCTTATTAAATATTTACTTCTACTTGAGTAACCGTATGAATTGTGCAGATAGCCAGATACTTAATTGATAGTGGAATTGCAGTCGTAATAGCTGGTTATAGAGGTGGTAAATGGGCAAAAAAGTCCGATTCCGGCCCGGATCCGGCACCCTAAAAATCGGTCAGGCACGGTCTGAGTCCGAGCTCGTTATTGTAATGGGCCGGACCGAGATATTTTGGTCCATGGACCCGCCACAATTAATTCATGAGTCagcccgttaaacacataattttatattatttatatcaatatttaaacaattatcattattaaacttgaatattatacttttttaattaaaatatattgattatttcattattttaactacaatatttcacaaaaaaatattatcaaaatactgaataaagcgtcattattttgagatacgtgacattttaaaaataagattatgaaatgtgttgtagtattttatttattttactactctaaatagttatataaaacaaatattcaaagtacataatattttttattttaattgtgtcatataatgctaatgggccgggcttaatatttaaaaaaatggcCCGGCCCGAACCCGGGACGATAAATAAATGGGCCGGCCCAAGCACAGCACGAGCACGGTTTTGGCTCGTTTAAAATGGTCGGGTCAagcttaatatttaagcaaatggGCCAACCCGAGTACGACACGAGCACGATTTTGGCCCGTTTACCACCTCTAGCTGGTTATAAGAAGAAATTGAATGATTAGACTTTGAGTTTGGTGATCGAGTCATGTACTCTACAACCAATGaaaaagtcatttcacaaaagcAAAGAGCTCTTAGTGGCACGTAGGCTCCTAATTTTTCCTGGTATCGTTGGACATTGTCTCTACAAATTATGTTAAATGATCTGAGGTACGTATGTTATGTATTTGGTTTTGCAAATACGTTAGTTGATCTCATGTATCAATCCTGCAGTCACAAACACGTGAACTCGAGCGGTTAAGGAATTCTCAAAAGGTATATGTATCATACAATATCTGCACTGAACCAGACATGAGATCAAAATTGTAAAGCAATCTCATCAATTTTGCAATTGGTGGCTAGTCTTTGCTTTTATCTCTGTTTAATCTCACAAGTAATGGCGATATGTGTATAATCTGTTATTGATTGACATCGACAGTCAGGATGGCCGAGTGGTCTAAGGCGCCAGACTCAAGTTCTGGTCCGGCGTGGGTTCAAATGCCACTTCTGACAGATCCTTTTTTCTAATCTGTTCATGTTGTCACGGAAATTTCGGACTCTTTTTAAATGCACCATACAAGGGGAAAATTCTGAAATTCATGACCGATGGAAATCCGACTCATTTTACAAGGGAAAAATACAAGATCCAATATAACAAAGGAGCACCATACTAGGGGAAAATACAAGCTCCAATATCTAACAAAAGAGAATGAGAAGGCGGCTACGTTTGAGATGATGCAATCCAAAGTTCCAaactacaaaaataaaatccaGGGTCTCATGGTATGATATACTCTAGCTAGGTGCAGTAATGAATACAGGAAGGCAGACATAAAAGACTCTTGGTGGCGTGGTGGTGCAAAACTGCAAACTCAGGCGGTCTTCCAAGAATTGAATCAACAGTCTGGGGGGGAGTGTACTTAAACAGTTTTTGAAAGGACCCCTGCTGCAAACAGAAGATTCCTTCGAGAAAACTGCAGCCACAGCAAACCTCAAATATAACTTACTTATCCTtctaaattaactaaaaaatgaagaaagagAAGCTTATAACTATTCACAAATTTtgcatttacccttaaggagtAGACAGGCGTACTCTTGGTTGGTAAAGTCTTCAATGACCTCAATCTGCTAGCACTTCCGCTTCTGCTGATCCAAGAGCCAATATTTTAAGTTAAACACGTTTATCTTTCAAGGAGTATCAGATAAAGTACAGAAAACCACTAACTCACTTTTCTTCAGCCTTGGGCAACTTTGTACTTGCAGTTATGTCCCATAATTTAACCGTGCAATCAGCAGATCCAGAAGCAAGGAGTGAACCTTCACCACTATAGTTAACAGCAGGAGAATACTTTAGAGATAATACATGTACAGTTTAGTTGTACACCAACCAAGATATCTCCACTCAtggcaattttttttctttttttttcaaatgaatATCTACCTGAAAGCCAATGTCCATACGCATGATGTATGACCCATCAAAGGTGTAACGCAGCGGCCAGTTGAAAGATCCCACATCATGATTGAGCCGTCTTCATCACCCGAAGCCATATATCGGCCATCAGGTGACATTGCTAGAGATAAAATCATACTCCTGTGGCCAATGAATATTCGGACACACTCTCCACTCTGAACGTCCCATAATCTAACTGTTTTGTCACTAGAACCAGTAGCAATGTAATTGCAGTTGGAATGCCATTGTACACACTacaataaaaatttcaaaCCATTAGTCACAACACAAGGAATAATCAATTAATGTTCAAACATCTTCAAAATACACCTATCTACTCCCAGAACACAATTGATCACTAATATTAAAAGGCTTTAAAAAAAGACAATTAAACCTGCAAagcatgagagagagagagagagagagagagagactgacATCAACATCAGATAAGTGCCCTGCCATTATTCTTAAAGGCTGTATTCTGTCCATAGACCAAATTCTTGCTGTTCTATCATGTGAAGCACTGGCAAAATAATGACCTACAGGGCTAAACTGCACCAGCAAAAAGGCTAAAAGTTAAAGAGTGCAGCTAAAAGGACTGAAAACTAGATTGATGAAAATTTCTGGTTTAAAGTCTATGAATCTATGTGGTACCTTCAATCAAAGAGGAGATAAAGGCAAGAAGATGCATTTCAGAATTTAGCCAAGCAAATATACCTGAACATCCCATACAGGGTAGTTATGACCCTTGTAGCAAACAAGATTAGCATTTAGGTTTGTACTCCACAACCGAACTGCAGCGCAGAAATTTGATTGTTACTGATATAAACAACTTCATTGGTACAAATAAAACACAATACAAACCCACAGAGAGAGTGGTTTAGGTCAACGTACTAGTTGAGTCTGCTGAAGACGAAAGTATGAAGTCACCAAGAGGACTGAAAGTAGCAGAATGAACTGGCCCTGAATGACCCTGAAACAATGTGTATGGTCTTTTCCCGCCATTTGACCCAGCAACTTGTTCACTTGAAGCCGTGCCATTTTCACCCTGCAGATCTGCTGACACAAGCGATTTTTTATAGAAATTAATAGTGAACCACAGTACATGAGCAGTGAGCAGAAAATAAACATCCAATTGTTTACAACCAGTTCTCTCCTATGACAAGCCAGGAAATCATGATCACACTGTAAGtaataaagaagaaaatagacAGCAAATAACACAAAACACAGTCAATAATTAACCGAAACTACTTTCTCCATCTTCAAACTATAACTGGCCACTTTTCACAGATGATCTTGCACTTTCTCTTATCTCGATAATTGAAGCTTTTAGCACAGTGGACAAATAGATATATACCTTAAACAGATGTATTTAAGTACCAAACAAATGTACTTAAGTATTATATATGTGACATTTGCAAATATGAAAAACAAGAAATGGCACGTAGTTAAATTTGGGAATACAACACCACCCATCATTGAAAAAGGCTGAAAGATGAGCACGATGAAAGCATCAGTATTCCAGTATTATCAGATATAACTTATAAGAGAAGTTGATAATGACTTACAACCAACAGACTGTTGCCCAATCTTTGCCATGTCCCAGACCTGTTAAAGAATGCTTAAATATTAGCACTCAGGTAGACAAGGTGAAGAATATGCAAGTATAAAGATCAGATGAAACCTTCAGCGATGAGTCAGAAAATCCACCGGCAACCAGGGATCCGTCATGGGATATATATGAACAGTTCAAACTAGCAATTTGTTCAACAAAATGATTAGTggaaaatcagaatcaaacacTACCAATCATCATTGAAAAGGGAAAGTGAAGGCATTACCCATTGTGTGTGTTGATAAAAGTATAAAAACTGACGGATGGTAGCGCAGCACTACTCAACTGTACACGGTTTCTCAAGTCCTCAAGAATAGACTGTTCAACTTCTGGTGGACTGAAACAATCAGGACAAAATTACTCCATAAACTGAACCACAACCCAAAAATGAACCACCAGTTAATATACCCAAAAAAGAACCACTAGTTAATATACCCAGACTGTCAATCCAAAGTTATGCAAAAAAGCTAACTTAAAATTATCAAGAACTAGCAGTAAGTCATAGCTTGCTTCTACTATAGGGTCCAATTCACACTAACAAACCTCAAATTATATGGTTTACTACTTTATTTTATTCATTTAAACAGATTGGCACCACCAATATTTAGGCACTTGCAAAACCTTAAGAGAGCAAAGAGGGAAGACACCataaagaagaaaatgcaaaATAGAAAGAGGATTCCAGAAACTACATTACTGGCAAAGTAAGTTCTGGTTTGACTCGTGGTGCGGTAGGTACAGGGGTTGCCTCGGGGCGTGCACTTTTCGCTATTGCACTAACAGCCTTgtcctttttttgttttttgatagAAGCACCCTGTTTACCAACTTCAATTGATTTCTTCTGTacccaaaaattaaaaataaagagagaATTCATTATTGAAACCATTATCTCTCAAAACACTATTTCTGAAGCTATAAAATTGTATCACGCGGCAGAACTTTACCTTACTTTCATCAGCCTCCCCTTCTTTTGGTTCGCCTTCAGCTCTTTCAGAATCTAAAGCCATTTCACTGACCTTTTCCAAGCGTTCTTCCAACGAATCTTCAAGCAACTATATCAAATGTAGGACTGACAGTCAAATTCCAGCAACCGTATACAAATGTGCAAGTGTAACTCTGCATGCGAACTAAAGACAACAAACCagataaacacaaacctgacTAGCACAGAGCATATAAGTGTAGAAATCTT from Argentina anserina chromosome 2, drPotAnse1.1, whole genome shotgun sequence carries:
- the LOC126782166 gene encoding transcription initiation factor TFIID subunit 5 isoform X6, with the translated sequence MEEEQLEKFVTDFLKKKGLRALPDEVNQSANTPGASQFDPDVVRQILAFSGFQDAPARYQDEYAKLRSWACTSLDLYRHELLRVLYPVFIHCFMDLVAKGHIQEARTFFSSFREDHEMMHLRDLHKLEGVLSPSHLQEMEFAHSLRQSKVNIKICQYSYELLLQFLHKSQSTTMLGIINEHINFQVSPGQPSSITDDAEAVTLTGGSQESANQINQKEIHWGLLEDSLEERLEKVSEMALDSERAEGEPKEGEADESKKSIEVGKQGASIKKQKKDKAVSAIAKSARPEATPVPTAPRVKPELTLPVIPPEVEQSILEDLRNRVQLSSAALPSVSFYTFINTHNGLNCSYISHDGSLVAGGFSDSSLKVWDMAKIGQQSVGSDLQGENGTASSEQVAGSNGGKRPYTLFQGHSGPVHSATFSPLGDFILSSSADSTIRLWSTNLNANLVCYKGHNYPVWDVQFSPVGHYFASASHDRTARIWSMDRIQPLRIMAGHLSDVDCVQWHSNCNYIATGSSDKTVRLWDVQSGECVRIFIGHRSMILSLAMSPDGRYMASGDEDGSIMMWDLSTGRCVTPLMGHTSCVWTLAFSGEGSLLASGSADCTVKLWDITASTKLPKAEENRSGSASRLRSLKTLPTKSTPVYSLRFSRRNLLFAAGVLSKTV
- the LOC126782166 gene encoding transcription initiation factor TFIID subunit 5 isoform X3, with translation MEEEQLEKFVTDFLKKKGLRALPDEVNQSANTPGASQFDPDVVRQILAFSGFQDAPARYQDEYAKLRSWACTSLDLYRHELLRVLYPVFIHCFMDLVAKGHIQEARTFFSSFREDHEMMHLRDLHKLEGVLSPSHLQEMEFAHSLRQSKVNIKICQYSYELLLQFLHKSQSTTMLGIINEHINFQVSPGQPSSITDDAEAVTLTGGSQESANQINQKEIHWGLLEDSLEERLEKVSEMALDSERAEGEPKEGEADESKKKSIEVGKQGASIKKQKKDKAVSAIAKSARPEATPVPTAPRVKPELTLPVIPPEVEQSILEDLRNRVQLSSAALPSVSFYTFINTHNGLNCSYISHDGSLVAGGFSDSSLKVWDMAKIGQQSVGSDLQGENGTASSEQVAGSNGGKRPYTLFQGHSGPVHSATFSPLGDFILSSSADSTIRLWSTNLNANLVCYKGHNYPVWDVQFSPVGHYFASASHDRTARIWSMDRIQPLRIMAGHLSDVDCVQWHSNCNYIATGSSDKTVRLWDVQSGECVRIFIGHRSMILSLAMSPDGRYMASGDEDGSIMMWDLSTGRCVTPLMGHTSCVWTLAFSGEGSLLASGSADCTVKLWDITASTKLPKAEENRSGSASRLRSLKTLPTKSTPVYSLRFSRRNLLFAAGVLSKTV
- the LOC126782166 gene encoding transcription initiation factor TFIID subunit 5 isoform X5, translated to MEEEQLEKFVTDFLKKKGLRALPDEVNQSANTPGASQFDPDVVRQILAFSGFQDAPARYQDEYAKLRSWACTSLDLYRHELLRVLYPVFIHCFMDLVAKGHIQEARTFFSSFREDHEMMHLRDLHKLEGVLSPSHLQEMEFAHSLRQSKVNIKICQYSYELLLQFLHKSQSTTMLGIINEHINFQVSPGQPSSITDDAEAVTLTGGSQESANQINQKEIHWGLLEDSLEERLEKVSEMALDSERAEGEPKEGEADESKKKSIEVGKQGASIKKQKKDKAVSAIAKSARPEATPVPTAPRVKPELTLPVIPPEVEQSILEDLRNRVQLSSAALPSVSFYTFINTHNGLNCSYISHDGSLVAGGFSDSSLKVWDMAKIGQQSVGYLQGENGTASSEQVAGSNGGKRPYTLFQGHSGPVHSATFSPLGDFILSSSADSTIRLWSTNLNANLVCYKGHNYPVWDVQFSPVGHYFASASHDRTARIWSMDRIQPLRIMAGHLSDVDCVQWHSNCNYIATGSSDKTVRLWDVQSGECVRIFIGHRSMILSLAMSPDGRYMASGDEDGSIMMWDLSTGRCVTPLMGHTSCVWTLAFSGEGSLLASGSADCTVKLWDITASTKLPKAEENRSGSASRLRSLKTLPTKSTPVYSLRFSRRNLLFAAGVLSKTV
- the LOC126782166 gene encoding transcription initiation factor TFIID subunit 5 isoform X4 — its product is MEEEQLEKFVTDFLKKKGLRALPDEVNQSANTPGASQFDPDVVRQILAFSGFQDAPARYQDEYAKLRSWACTSLDLYRHELLRVLYPVFIHCFMDLVAKGHIQEARTFFSSFREDHEMMHLRDLHKLEGVLSPSHLQEMEFAHSLRQSKVNIKICQYSYELLLQFLHKSQSTTMLGIINEHINFQVSPGQPSSITDDAEAVTLTGGSQESANQINQKEIHWGLLEDSLEERLEKVSEMALDSERAEGEPKEGEADESKKKSIEVGKQGASIKKQKKDKAVSAIAKSARPEATPVPTAPRVKPELTLPVIPPEVEQSILEDLRNRVQLSSAALPSVSFYTFINTHNGLNCSYISHDGSLVAGGFSDSSLKVWDMAKIGQQSVGSDLQGENGTASSEQVAGSNGGKRPYTLFQGHSGPVHSATFSPLGDFILSSSADSTIRLWSTNLNANLVCYKGHNYPVWDVQFSPVGHYFASASHDRTARIWSMDRIQPLRIMAGHLSDVDCVQWHSNCNYIATGSSDKTVRLWDVQSGECVRIFIGHRSMILSLAMSPDGRYMASGDEDGSIMMWDLSTGRCVTPLMGHTSCVWTLAFSGEGSLLASGSADCTVKLWDITASTKLPKAEEKSGSASRLRSLKTLPTKSTPVYSLRFSRRNLLFAAGVLSKTV
- the LOC126782166 gene encoding transcription initiation factor TFIID subunit 5 isoform X1; translated protein: MEEEQLEKFVTDFLKKKGLRALPDEVNQSANTPGASQFDPDVVRQILAFSGFQDAPARYQDEYAKLRSWACTSLDLYRHELLRVLYPVFIHCFMDLVAKGHIQEARTFFSSFREDHEMMHLRDLHKLEGVLSPSHLQEMEFAHSLRQSKVNIKICQVTFCFFLLCLTVYRAQPPSYVCGQLSFQYSYELLLQFLHKSQSTTMLGIINEHINFQVSPGQPSSITDDAEAVTLTGGSQESANQINQKEIHWGLLEDSLEERLEKVSEMALDSERAEGEPKEGEADESKKKSIEVGKQGASIKKQKKDKAVSAIAKSARPEATPVPTAPRVKPELTLPVIPPEVEQSILEDLRNRVQLSSAALPSVSFYTFINTHNGLNCSYISHDGSLVAGGFSDSSLKVWDMAKIGQQSVGSDLQGENGTASSEQVAGSNGGKRPYTLFQGHSGPVHSATFSPLGDFILSSSADSTIRLWSTNLNANLVCYKGHNYPVWDVQFSPVGHYFASASHDRTARIWSMDRIQPLRIMAGHLSDVDCVQWHSNCNYIATGSSDKTVRLWDVQSGECVRIFIGHRSMILSLAMSPDGRYMASGDEDGSIMMWDLSTGRCVTPLMGHTSCVWTLAFSGEGSLLASGSADCTVKLWDITASTKLPKAEENRSGSASRLRSLKTLPTKSTPVYSLRFSRRNLLFAAGVLSKTV
- the LOC126782166 gene encoding transcription initiation factor TFIID subunit 5 isoform X2, which translates into the protein MEEEQLEKFVTDFLKKKGLRALPDEVNQSANTPGASQFDPDVVRQILAFSGFQDAPARYQDEYAKLRSWACTSLDLYRHELLRVLYPVFIHCFMDLVAKGHIQEARTFFSSFREDHEMMHLRDLHKLEGVLSPSHLQEMEFAHSLRQSKVNIKICQVTFCFFLLCLTVYRAQPPSYVCGQLSFQYSYELLLQFLHKSQSTTMLGIINEHINFQVSPGQPSSITDDAEAVTLTGGSQESANQINQKEIHWGLLEDSLEERLEKVSEMALDSERAEGEPKEGEADESKKKSIEVGKQGASIKKQKKDKAVSAIAKSARPEATPVPTAPRVKPELTLPVIPPEVEQSILEDLRNRVQLSSAALPSVSFYTFINTHNGLNCSYISHDGSLVAGGFSDSSLKVWDMAKIGQQSVGSDLQGENGTASSEQVAGSNGGKRPYTLFQGHSGPVHSATFSPLGDFILSSSADSTIRLWSTNLNANLVCYKGHNYPVWDVQFSPVGHYFASASHDRTARIWSMDRIQPLRIMAGHLSDVDCVQWHSNCNYIATGSSDKTVRLWDVQSGECVRIFIGHRSMILSLAMSPDGRYMASGDEDGSIMMWDLSTGRCVTPLMGHTSCVWTLAFSGEGSLLASGSADCTVKLWDITASTKLPKAEEKSGSASRLRSLKTLPTKSTPVYSLRFSRRNLLFAAGVLSKTV
- the LOC126782166 gene encoding transcription initiation factor TFIID subunit 5 isoform X7, translating into MEEEQLEKFVTDFLKKKGLRALPDEVNQSANTPGASQFDPDVVRQILAFSGFQDAPARYQDEYAKLRSWACTSLDLYRHELLRVLYPVFIHCFMDLVAKGHIQEARTFFSSFREDHEMMHLRDLHKLEGVLSPSHLQEMEFAHSLRQSKVNIKICQYSYELLLQFLHKSQSTTMLGIINEHINFQVSPGQPSSITDDAEAVTLTGGSQESANQINQKEIHWGLLEDSLEERLEKVSEMALDSERAEGEPKEGEADESKKKSIEVGKQGASIKKQKKDKAVSAIAKSARPEATPVPTAPRVKPELTLPVIPPEVEQSILEDLRNRVQLSSAALPSVSFYTFINTHNGLNCSYISHDGSLVAGGFSDSSLKVWDMAKIGQQSVGYLQGENGTASSEQVAGSNGGKRPYTLFQGHSGPVHSATFSPLGDFILSSSADSTIRLWSTNLNANLVCYKGHNYPVWDVQFSPVGHYFASASHDRTARIWSMDRIQPLRIMAGHLSDVDCVQWHSNCNYIATGSSDKTVRLWDVQSGECVRIFIGHRSMILSLAMSPDGRYMASGDEDGSIMMWDLSTGRCVTPLMGHTSCVWTLAFSGEGSLLASGSADCTVKLWDITASTKLPKAEEKSGSASRLRSLKTLPTKSTPVYSLRFSRRNLLFAAGVLSKTV